The following are encoded together in the Neomonachus schauinslandi chromosome 15, ASM220157v2, whole genome shotgun sequence genome:
- the LOC110570431 gene encoding 40S ribosomal protein S15 encodes MAEVEQKKKRTFRKFTYRGVDLDQLLDMSYEQLMQLYSARQRRRLNRGLRRKQHSLLKRLRKAKKEAPPMEKPEVVKTHLRDMIILPEMVGSMVGVYNGKTFNQVEIKPEMIGHYLGEFSITYKPVKHGRPGIGATHSSRFIPLK; translated from the coding sequence ATGGCGGAGGTGGAGCAGAAGAAGAAGCGCACGTTCCGCAAGTTCACGTACCGCGGCGTGGACCTGGACCAGCTGCTGGACATGTCCTATGAGCAGCTGATGCAGCTGTACAGCGCGCGGCAGCGGCGCCGGCTGAACCGCGGGCTGCGCAGGAAGCAGCACTCGCTGCTCAAGCGCCTGCGCAAGGCCAAGAAGGAGGCGCCGCCGATGGAGAAGCCCGAGGTAGTGAAGACGCACCTGCGGGACATGATCATCCTGCCGGAGATGGTGGGCAGCATGGTGGGGGTCTACAACGGCAAGACCTTCAACCAGGTGGAAATCAAGCCCGAGATGATCGGCCACTACCTGGGCGAGTTCTCCATCACCTACAAGCCTGTGAAGCACGGCAGGCCGGGCATCGGCGCCACGCACTCGTCCCGCTTCATTCCCCTCAAGTAG